One Vitis vinifera cultivar Pinot Noir 40024 chromosome 15, ASM3070453v1 genomic window, tatctttcctGCTGAGGGAtaaaattagggttttaagtGTATGCTCTTTTCCATACCCTTCTCTTGTGTTTTCAGCTTTGATTTATATGATTCTGTGCTATGTGTTGATTTTCTTCTTATATCAATGATGACATGTATGTAGCAGGAGGAGATCCGCAGCCCACCGTCCAGTATGTTAATCAATCAGCCCAACCCGAATGAGGCGGTCATGCCGGTGCGAGGAGTCGATGAGATACCGAAACCCCCAGTAGTTAACAGACGTGAGATTCTTCACATTTAGTCTTCTTATTTTCTCTGGTTTAATTTACTGGTACTGGTAGCAACTTCCATAACTTTCTGGGTGTGGTGTCTAAGTTTTTCAATTACCCACTTTCTTCCCAGGAAGTGAAGTTttaatgaaggaaaatgcaCTCTAGCCTTTTGGGTATGCATTAGTCTCTTAGCCAATTAAGAAAGAAGTTTGAAAAAAGGTTCAAACATATGATACCTGTGTTTACTTCTCAATAGTGTCTTAGGTTTTCATGTTCCTTTGCAAGTGGGACTAACATTTATCAGTCCTTTCATGTCTACCCTTATTCTTCCTTGTAAGTTGTACCAAAAAGCTAAAGCTTTGTTTCTGCGGTTGTCTTCTTTGCATTATTTTTCAACAGTCTTTAACATGAACCTGTCATGGACTTTTTTGAaatgtatttttgaaaatgcTAGCTTTATAAGCTTCAAAGAAGAAGTGAACCATGTAAAGTTTGGTGTCCACTGCTCACCATCCCATATCTTATGCTCACACCCAAAGGTCCCCAACTCTAACTTACCCAGAAAGAAAGACTTGAAATCTGAGTGTTTGCATCAAAATCAAGGAGAGAGAAAAGGCATTGGaccaatttctttgttttcccctTGAGAAGTCTCGAACTTTGGCATTCAAATGAGAAGAACCAAGGGTTAAAACCACTGTTGTTTCGTGCTTCAGAGGTTGGCAGAATGTAGATCTCTACTAGGCCAGTTTAGGCTACCAGAACCTTCGAACATGGCCTCCCCAAGATACCTCTTAAGAACCCCAaaaccctattttttttttagcatataaTAATTGCGAAAAGAGTTcccatttttattcaaaatggcCCATTTCTTTCTCTGTCTAGCCCTTACTGTTTACTATAAGTTTATAACTCACTTTGAAATGCTGTGTGTTTGTGAGTGTGTGAAAAAGAGAGTGCAGTTTTTTCTCCCCCGGAAATATAGATAGCAAGAATCCATGGATAGATAGAAAGATAGATAGTTAAAAGATGAGATATGATGATGAAGTGATGATAGAAAATGAAAGCAGAAAAATCCACAAAAAGTCAGCGAAGTGATTTTAATGTGTCTGTCTGTCTGTTTCTGTTCTGTTTCTGTCGCTTGCCAGCCCCGGAGAAGAGACAGAGAGTCCCATCTGCTTACAACCGATTCATCAAgtaagtaaatatatatatataaccaaacTAAATAATCATACAACTCATTTATTAAAAGTGTCTTTTTTCTatctatataatattaatttttgtataGATTTTGTAGACCCATGAAGCATATATGAATGATCTTGACATCTTTCAATCTGCAGGGACGAGATCCAACGTATCAAAGCTGGAAATCCAGGCATAAGTCACAGAGAGGCCTTTAGTGCTGCTGCAAAGAATGTAAGATCCAAGAAAATTCTACTCCTTTTTCACTACTAGGGTTTCTTTGCTCTCTAGGGTTTATTGGTTTAAAAGAagttggatttttatttatttttttgtttggtgggttctttttgttttgtttccctTCAGTGGGCCCACTTTCCACACATTCACTTTGGTCTCATGCCTGATCAACCCGTGAAGAAAGCTAACGTGCGCCAACAGGTACACTAAACCCTAGGTCACCTCTCACCTCTCACCACTGATCCTCCTCTATTTTGCAATGCATAGAATAGTGCTTAGTGGGGTTTAATAAGTATTGGAAACTGTGTTTTGGGTTTTTGTAGGAAGGAGAGGACATGCTCATGAAAGATGGTTTCTTTGCTCCTGCCAATGTGGGTGTCTCCCCCTACTAACTACTGAAACTATTAGGGTTTCTTTgttcttcttctctctccttttctttcctttcctttcctgtGATTAGGGCTTTTGTTTTAAgcttttgttttaatttccaGAGGAGTGTTGACACTTTGGGATGCTTTCCTTTGCTTATGTTATGAATGTGGGAGATGATTTTGAGGTTCAACTACTAATTTCCCTAAACCCCATCTTAGATGGATGCAGCTCTCTTCTCTGTTGGTGGCCTCTCTGCATGCATGTTGTTCACATTATCcttacattttccttttctcccttgATAAAATTTCATGTATTTTCGTCTCTATATCATCCCATTCCATCATATGCATAACGCATCAGACTCGGTGAGCATTACTTAAATGTTCATTTTTCATAggtccaaaataattatttacttaATACCCTAAACGTATATCAGTTCCTCATTGGCCTAGCTACCAGTTGTGAAGGACCTAAGTGCCAGTTCGATTGATAGGTCTAAGCAAACCTATGACAAGATGGATGAGTCGATTCTCCTTCTTCAAGGGAAAATGTGTCTCCCCCATAGGTGAAATGTGAAGTCCAGTACTATATAGTAGACTGCTCTCCCAATATTCACCCGATGACTCAGTTGAGTTTGGGGCCAAAGTACCCTCCAACCCAAATATGTacatatgtttatatatattaagcTAGTCTGTTTAATATTGTACGGAGTAGTGACGCAATTCTTTTTTTGGGCTTAGAGGCCATTTTGGCTCCAAActcttttctaattttatttgatggATAGTACAGCAGTTTCAAAATGCGGTTTCaacttaatttgaaaaagtacaaaaaaaaaaaagaaaaaaacaagggaaaattACGTGGGTCTTAAATGGTATCAAAAGAGTCAAGTTTGGTTACGAGTTTAGGAAGGTGTCTTTATAAGATCTTTTTTGGGCTTTAGAAGCCCTTTTGGCTCCAAAGTCAGAATTAGGTCTTTACAACTTAttctaattttctttgataaatAACAATTTTCTAGCATTTTATAAATAGTTTTCGGACAATTCAAGTAAATTTTAGAGCTTGTTTGGTAATCGTTTTTTAGAACAggtttttaaaactattctaTAATGTTTAGTAGATCAGACGttgatttgaaaacataaaatatttttaagttgtcTTTAATGGcttgaaatatattttaaaaataatttttatatgtggtgttttattttaatcatccttcacatttatataatttaaaaaaaacaattataaaaaaataatgaaaaacaattaaaaaatgttatttgaaaagaccatgtttttttttgttttttaaaaacaaaaaacaactttttaaatttcaaatatattttcattttttttattttataaaataaaaaactattttgaaaacaattatcaaacaagattttaatattttatctatgAATAAGCACGCCTACTCGAAATTCAGCACATgccatctatttttttttttcatgaatggacgaactttttttttactataaaatgAAATCTTCtccccatttttattttcttttatttatttattttctcaaaacctgAAGGAAATGATGAGATTATTGAGTCGACGGGAAAGATATCAGGTAGAAACAGACTCATATTATGAATAACATTATTTTCCTCCGAAGCATCTTGGGTGACGGTAGAGCCTGAAGAAAGGAATTTGACAAAGTAATGGGCTGGTGCCTTGATACCAAGTTGTAATGTTCGGGGCAATTTCCTCACTTTAAATCCTAATGGAACTTCTCCATGACCTTGATAGGCTTGATTCCAGGATATGTCTACTAGTGATTGACATCTAACAGACCTTCAACTTCTTTGGGCCCATTCAATTTACAAATTTCAGCTTTCAGTAATCCAATAAAATATCTTCTGGGTTGCGTCCCTTTTGGCACTTATTCCCATACATTTTTCCCAATTtagtcattaaaaaataataaccctGAAACCATTCTCAGAAAGAGTTCCAAACTGGGATAATTTACAGGGaaaaatccatggaaaagccTGGAAGAAAGATCCCCAGCAAAGGTTTGAAGAGTAGAAGACAGATGGAGAGACGAGTAGGACATGCAAAGGTGGTTTCCCATGAACGACAAGCTCAAAGCCAAACAAAGTACAAACAATTCAAAACTGAGATGGGTGATGGACAAGTCAAGATATAGTACTCCATAGTAAGAAGTTAGATTAAGAGTCAAATGGAATATAGAATCTTAAATTAAAACCAGATGTTTCAGACGAAATTGGCATTCACAAACCATCTGCATTGAATGAACATTATGAGCGCAAAGTAGACCGTATCAGCTGAACCAAAAGGGTGCAAAACAATCGAACAATGGCTGGGAAGTATTTTCTGATACCTGTTACCAATGAgaataataataaggaaaagaaaaactaagTAAATGAACCACTTTATCACAGGCCAACCAACCCAGGAGCTTATAGGAGGACACCATTGCATAATGATCTGTTTCAAAGCTGTATACAAGTTAAAAGAGTTACCTTTCAAGCTGTATAATGATCTCTCTGCCAAATGGTTTGAGGACCTTATTCAAAGATTCGGTCTCGATTTGGTAACTTTTCAGGCCAACATTGATGCGGGCAAGTAATAAAAGCCACCTGCAGGCTCACTCATTCCCTTCTAGACATCAAATATGCCATATGCATAAAAAACCACCAACAGTGCAGGTCCTAGTAATCATTTTGCCTGGTGAGCGAACAACATTTTACTTATTTGGAACAGAATTGAATCCCGGATGAGAGCCTAGAGTCACCATAAAGGAGTAGTCTGCTTTTTCCATGATGATGATTTCGTTGTTTGCAGGAAAGCATCACTTCAGGATCCTTCATCAAGATGGATATGGAGACCCCCCAGGAACTTCCCTCCAGAGAATCCTTTTGCATGAATGCTAGTCCTTGAATCAGAGTGAGCTTGTACAGAAGGGAATCCTAGCGTACAAAATCAAAGAGTAGAAGCGAGGAAAATACAAGCACCAGTTGAAGTCAAGGGTATAGTTGGAGCACAAATCATCCTGACTAAAAACAGACTATCAGCAGAGGAAAAACACAATGTAATCGATTCATACAAGAGCTACAAAAGATGGATTCATTCTCTGAGGTGACTTCACAATCAAATATAATGGATGAGGTCTCCATAATCAAAAGGATGATAGAATGCAATAAGGAATCCCTTTAACCACACCACCAGAACCACTA contains:
- the LOC100243667 gene encoding axial regulator YABBY 1 isoform X1, with the protein product MSSSSAFSPDHLSPTSDQLCYVHCNFCDTVLAVSVPCTSLFKTVTVRCGHCTNLLSVNMRGLLLPAANQLHLGHSLFSPHNILQEEIRSPPSSMLINQPNPNEAVMPVRGVDEIPKPPVVNRPPEKRQRVPSAYNRFIKDEIQRIKAGNPGISHREAFSAAAKNWAHFPHIHFGLMPDQPVKKANVRQQEGEDMLMKDGFFAPANVGVSPY
- the LOC100243667 gene encoding axial regulator YABBY 1 isoform X2; this translates as MSSSSAFSPDHLSPTSDQLCYVHCNFCDTVLAVSVPCTSLFKTVTVRCGHCTNLLSVNMRGLLLPAANQLHLGHSLFSPHNILEEIRSPPSSMLINQPNPNEAVMPVRGVDEIPKPPVVNRPPEKRQRVPSAYNRFIKDEIQRIKAGNPGISHREAFSAAAKNWAHFPHIHFGLMPDQPVKKANVRQQEGEDMLMKDGFFAPANVGVSPY